A genomic stretch from Antarcticibacterium flavum includes:
- a CDS encoding peptidoglycan-binding protein LysM encodes MRKKIFKFSILPIIAGSIFFSFTPKETANLDNYAISPDLELEYTVGSPEDTMALEASAPKIVPVLGKSYTGFKEALAFKESRGNYKALNEFGYMGKYQFGKGTLSLIGIKDTELFLNSPELQEAAFYANASRNKWILIRDIARFEGKVINGIEITESGILAAAHLAGPGSVKKYLRSWGANAFSDAFGTTIEYYLKKFGGYDTSFIEPNKKASALAYRA; translated from the coding sequence ATGAGAAAGAAGATTTTTAAATTTTCAATCCTACCAATAATTGCAGGATCTATATTTTTTAGTTTCACACCAAAGGAAACAGCAAATTTGGATAACTATGCAATATCTCCAGATCTTGAACTGGAATATACAGTAGGTTCCCCAGAGGATACTATGGCTTTAGAGGCCTCTGCGCCAAAGATTGTTCCTGTTCTTGGAAAATCCTATACCGGTTTTAAAGAGGCGCTTGCCTTCAAAGAGTCCAGGGGAAATTATAAAGCTTTAAACGAGTTTGGATATATGGGAAAATACCAGTTTGGTAAAGGAACCTTAAGTCTTATAGGAATTAAGGATACCGAGTTATTCCTCAATTCACCCGAGCTGCAGGAAGCGGCATTTTATGCAAATGCCTCGCGAAATAAGTGGATCCTCATAAGAGATATTGCCCGTTTTGAGGGAAAAGTGATAAATGGTATCGAAATAACAGAGTCCGGGATTCTTGCTGCAGCCCATCTTGCAGGTCCGGGCAGTGTTAAGAAATATCTTAGAAGCTGGGGCGCGAATGCCTTTAGTGATGCGTTTGGTACTACTATAGAATATTATCTTAAGAAATTTGGTGGCTACGACACCTCTTTTATTGAGCCCAATAAAAAGGCCAGCGCACTAGCTTATAGAGCTTAG